A stretch of DNA from Bacillus sp. NP157:
ACGCGGTCGAGCTTCGCACGCGAGGTGAACAGCACGAGGTTGCCAGCGTCCCAATCCAGGTGTTTCGCCAGCCAGGCCGCGACTTCGCGCGGATGGCCTTCGCGATCGTCCGGCAGGGTGGTGAAGGCAGGCACTTCCAGCCGCGCCTGGCGTTCCAGGTCGAACGGCGAAGGCAGGCTGAGGGTCACGGCATCGTTGGGCAGGCCGACCGAATCGGCGAAGCCACGGAAGTTGCCACCCGCACTCAAGGTGGCCGAGGTCATCACCACGGCCGACGCGTTATCCCAGAGCACGTTGCGCAGCAGGCCACCCGCCGACACGGCGGAGGCATGGCAGACCAGCTGCTGTTCCGGCGTCATGCTCACCCAGCGGGCGAGCGGCGGACCGTTCTCGCGATCATCCGTGGACCACGCGTACCACGTGCGCACCTGGCGCTCGAGTCGTTCCAGCGCCATGCCGAGCTCACGCGACAGCGCTTCCTGCGTGGGGCCGCCCGCTTCCATCTCGACGACGGTGCGGCGCACCGTGCGCAGCCAACGCTGCACGTCGCGGGTCAGCACGTGCAGGTGCGACGCGTGGATCTTCCAGTTCTCCGGCAGCTGGCCGAGCGATGCGCGGAACACCGGCTCCAGCTCGCTCGACGACGGTGTCCACGACATGCGGATCTCGCGCTCGATCTCCTCCATCGCGTTGGACATCTCAAGCAGCTTCTCGTCGCCGGCTTCCAGCGAAAGATTGCCGATGCTTTCCTTGTCGGTGAGCGAATACGCGGCATGCACCTGGTTCTGCAGGCGGCCGATGCGACGCACGGCGCTGGCCAGGTGCACGTCGGCGGCGCCGCGGTCGATCGCCTTGGACGGTACGTGGTGGGCCTCGTCGAAGATGTAGAGCGTCTCTTCCGGCTTGGGCAGGATCACGCCGCCGAAGGTGTCTTCGTCGCGCGGCATGGTCAGGTCGGCGAGCACCAGGTCCTGGTTGGCGACGACGATGTCGGCTTCGCCGATCGCGCGGCGGGCGAGGAAAAACGGGCATACCGCGAACGCATTGCACTTGCGGCCGGTGCAGCCGCCGGCGCTGGTGGTGACCATGCCGCGCACCAGGTCGGACAACGGCTCCGGGCTGGTGTCGATGTCGCCGTTCCACTCGCGCGATTCGAAGGCCTTGCCGAGCTTCTCGATGGCCTTGGTGTCGCGCTCGGCCGGGGGGCGTGCCCACAGGGCCACGTCGGCGTCGAATTCGAAGCCACCCTGCGCGGACGGTTCGGCGCTGGCCATGCGCAGGTTGCGCGGGCACAGGTAGCGCGCGCGGCCCTTGGCCAGGGCGACCTTCGCTTCGACGCCGCAGAGCTTCATGAACTGGGGAATGTCGCGCTGGACCAGCTGCTCCTGCAGCGCCACGGTAGCCGTGGCGATCACCAGCTTCTTCTTCTGCGCCCGCGCGACCTCGAGCCCACCGATGAGGTAAGCCATGGATTTACCGGTGCCGGTCGGCGCTTCGATCACCGCCGCACCCGCTGGCTCGGCCAGGGCCTTGGCGACCTCGGCGATCATCTTCAGCTGGGAGGGGCGCCCACGGAAACCCGTCAGGCCGTCTTTCAGGCGCGCATAGGCGGCGCGGATCGCGGCTTTGGTTTCTTCGGTGAGCATAGCCCACCAAGGTTACCCTATTGGTGTCTCAAGGGCGCCCAGCGTACGGTTTAAACTCCGCGTGGGACACGGATATCCGGCGGCTGTGGGGACTGATGCATGAATGTGGGATTTCGCGTTGTCATGGCGGTATGCATTGCCGCCATCGGTACAGGATTACCTGCGGCGGATACCTCGCCTCCCGCATTCGACATCGACTTCAAACGGATCGAGTTTCCGGCCGGGCAACCCGGCCCGTCGCAGGCCAGCGAGGACGCTGAGGCCATCCTCGATGAGGAGGAAACGGCCGTGCTGTGGGAGCTCCGGACGGCCCTGCTTGAGCGCCATTTCCTCGGCGCTACCGTCACGGGTTATGCAGACGCGCATGAGTGCACCGGCGACGACTGTCGCGAACTGTCGCTACGTCGGGCGGCCCTGGTGCTGGCGTGGTTCCGCAAGCACGGCGTGCCCGATGCCCAACTGCGCGGGCCCGCCAGTGAATCGACCGATTTTCCGCTCAACCCGGGCGAGACCAGCGAAGACCGGGCGCGCAATCGACGCGTTCAGTTGCTCCCCTTCGTGGTGCCCGGCGTACTTCCCGGCGGACCTTAGCGGCCGGGCGGCCCCCATTCATGGATACTCTGCCGGACGACGGCGATTGCAAGCCCGGACCATGGAGACGCATGAAGCAGCAACCCATACCGCCCGCCGCCCTGGACGACGAGCATTCCCTCGAGATGATGCGCGTCTGGATCGCGAAGAAGGGGATGCATACGTCCCTGAACATCGGGATCTACGAAGGCCAGCCGAACCTGACCGAGGAGAAGGCATGGGGCATGCTTTTCGCCGACGCGGCACGCCATGTCGCCCATGCCCTGAGCGAGCGCTACGGTGCTCCCCACGGGCAAGTGCTCGCGGCGATCAGGGCGGCGATGGATGCTGAACTGGATAAGCCGACGACGAAACTCGACGGCGCCTTCCTGCGCCACAACTAGGCACCCGCCAGGCCGACCAACGGGCCGTGCCGGCGAGCCCGGAGGCTCAGCGCGCGTAAGACGATCCGGCGGCCCGGGGTGGGTCGGCGACCAGGCCGGCCACGACCCAGGTGTGCTCCTCCCAGCTGCCGTCCGCGTTCTGCACGTGGATGGCGACGGGCAGCCCGAGGCTGTCGGAGAGGCTGGGGGACAACGCCTCGGCCGCGCGGATGGCCTCGGCCTGGCTGGCGTACTGGCCCAGCGGGGTAGAGGCACGGCGGACGATCCACGGTCCCTGTGTCGATTCGCTGTACGGAATGAACAATTGGGCGGAGCTCGATGCCATGGGACCCTCGCTATCGGTGGGTTCGCTGCTGGAACCCACGCTACCCCGGATCGGCTAAAAAATTCATTAACCGTTGTTACGCAAGGATTTATGCCAGCCCGAGGTAATCCAGCTTGCCCAGGCCCACGCCGTTGTGGCGGAGGATGTCGTACGCCGTGGTGACGTGGAAATAGAAGTTGGGCAGGGCGAAGATCATCAGGTACTCATTCGCGCTGAAGGTGCGCTCGCTGGCGCCGAACTTGCGCGTGATGCTGCGCGTGGCGCCGGCTTCGATGGCCTCGGCGGGTACCGACTCGATCCACTTCACGGTGTCGTCGATGCGCTTGAGCAACTGCTCGATGGTGGTCTCTTCGTCCTTGAACGACGGGCCTTCCACCTCGGCGACGCGGGCGATGGCGAACTTGGCGGTGTCGCTGGCGCGCTGCACCTGGCCGGCCAGGTTGAACATGTCCGGTGCCAGTCGGGCTTCGACCAGGGCATCGCCACCGTGGTCCTTCGCCTTGGCGAGCAGTTCGGAGAGGACGCGGAAGCCGCGGACATAGGCAGCGGCGGAGGCTTCGTGCAGCGAGATGCTCATGGGGTGTCTCCCTGGGGTATCCGTCGATGGTGGGGCGGACAACGCGCGCGTTCAAGGCCGTGCGCGCGCCGATCCAAGGGACTACCATCACCCGCCACCCCGAAACGATTGGACCCCCATGTCCTCCACCGACCCGGCCAGCGACGCCATCGTCGCGGTTCGCGGCCTGTCCAAGGCCTACAAGAGCGGCTTCCAGGCGCTGAAACATGTCGACCTCGACATCCGTCGTGGCGAGATCTTCGCCTTGCTCGGCCCGAACGGCGCCGGCAAGACCACGCTGATCAGCATCATCTGCGGCATCGTCAACGCCAGCGGCGGCAGCGTCACCGTGGATGGACACGATATCGTCGGCAGCTTCCGTGCCGCGCGCTCGATCATCGGCCTGGTGCCGCAGGAGCTTTCCACCGACGCGTTCGAAACGGTGTGGGCGACGGTGAAGTTCAGCCGCGGCCTGTTCGGCAAGTCGCCCGATCCGGCCTACCTCGAAAAGATCCTGCGCGACCTGTCACTGTGGGACAAGCGCGATTCAAAGATCATGGCGTTGTCCGGCGGCATGAAGCGCCGCGTGCTGATCGCCAAGGCGCTGTCGCACGAACCGCGCGTGTTGTTCCTCGACGAGCCCACCGCGGGCGTCGACGTCGAGCTGCGCCACGACATGTGGGAGATGGTCCGCCAGCTGCGCGAATCGGGCGTCACCATCATCCTCACCACGCACTACATCGAAGAAGCCGAAGA
This window harbors:
- the dinG gene encoding ATP-dependent DNA helicase DinG; translation: MLTEETKAAIRAAYARLKDGLTGFRGRPSQLKMIAEVAKALAEPAGAAVIEAPTGTGKSMAYLIGGLEVARAQKKKLVIATATVALQEQLVQRDIPQFMKLCGVEAKVALAKGRARYLCPRNLRMASAEPSAQGGFEFDADVALWARPPAERDTKAIEKLGKAFESREWNGDIDTSPEPLSDLVRGMVTTSAGGCTGRKCNAFAVCPFFLARRAIGEADIVVANQDLVLADLTMPRDEDTFGGVILPKPEETLYIFDEAHHVPSKAIDRGAADVHLASAVRRIGRLQNQVHAAYSLTDKESIGNLSLEAGDEKLLEMSNAMEEIEREIRMSWTPSSSELEPVFRASLGQLPENWKIHASHLHVLTRDVQRWLRTVRRTVVEMEAGGPTQEALSRELGMALERLERQVRTWYAWSTDDRENGPPLARWVSMTPEQQLVCHASAVSAGGLLRNVLWDNASAVVMTSATLSAGGNFRGFADSVGLPNDAVTLSLPSPFDLERQARLEVPAFTTLPDDREGHPREVAAWLAKHLDWDAGNLVLFTSRAKLDRVLQVLPIDHVRKVRAQGSLAKAQLIAEHCADIEAGKGSTIFGLASFGEGLDLPGKLCETVVVTQLPFAVPTDPVGATYAEWLESRGRNPFIEVSVPDATRILTQYCGRLIRTETDTGRIVLLDRRVITKRYGTGMLRALPPFAREIERVA
- a CDS encoding DUF5076 domain-containing protein, coding for MKQQPIPPAALDDEHSLEMMRVWIAKKGMHTSLNIGIYEGQPNLTEEKAWGMLFADAARHVAHALSERYGAPHGQVLAAIRAAMDAELDKPTTKLDGAFLRHN
- a CDS encoding DUF2188 domain-containing protein, producing the protein MASSSAQLFIPYSESTQGPWIVRRASTPLGQYASQAEAIRAAEALSPSLSDSLGLPVAIHVQNADGSWEEHTWVVAGLVADPPRAAGSSYAR
- a CDS encoding DUF1993 domain-containing protein; translated protein: MSISLHEASAAAYVRGFRVLSELLAKAKDHGGDALVEARLAPDMFNLAGQVQRASDTAKFAIARVAEVEGPSFKDEETTIEQLLKRIDDTVKWIESVPAEAIEAGATRSITRKFGASERTFSANEYLMIFALPNFYFHVTTAYDILRHNGVGLGKLDYLGLA
- a CDS encoding ABC transporter ATP-binding protein yields the protein MSSTDPASDAIVAVRGLSKAYKSGFQALKHVDLDIRRGEIFALLGPNGAGKTTLISIICGIVNASGGSVTVDGHDIVGSFRAARSIIGLVPQELSTDAFETVWATVKFSRGLFGKSPDPAYLEKILRDLSLWDKRDSKIMALSGGMKRRVLIAKALSHEPRVLFLDEPTAGVDVELRHDMWEMVRQLRESGVTIILTTHYIEEAEEMADRIGVINRGELVLVEDKHTLMRKLGKKQLTLSLQSPLQAMPEGLGHWPLELSQDGLCLTYTFDTQGEDTGIAELLKTLGALGIDFKDLHSSESSLEDIFVSLVRKSA